From one Bacillus sp. FJAT-42376 genomic stretch:
- the tgt gene encoding tRNA guanosine(34) transglycosylase Tgt, which yields MTASSSPIRYEFIKTCKQTGARLGKVHTPHGSFDTPAFMPVGTLATVKTMSPEDLKGMGSNIILSNTYHLWLRPGNEIVKEAGGLHKFMNWDRAILTDSGGFQVFSLSEFRKIEEEGVHFRNHLNGDKLFLSPEKAMQIQNDLGSDIMMAFDECPPYPAEYDYMKRSVERTSRWAERCLNAHQRPNDQGLFGIIQGGEYEELRKQSAKDLVSLDFPGYAVGGLSVGEPKDVMNRVLEFTTPWMPDNKPRYLMGVGSPDSLIDGAIRGIDMFDCVLPTRIARNGTLMTSTGRLVVKNAKYAKDFGPIDENCDCYTCKNYSRAYIRHLIKCEETFGIRLTSYHNLHFLLKLMEQVRQAIREDRLGDFRDEFFEQYGFNKPNARNF from the coding sequence GTGACAGCTTCATCATCACCGATACGGTACGAATTTATTAAAACATGCAAACAGACGGGTGCGAGGCTTGGAAAAGTTCATACGCCGCACGGATCTTTTGATACACCTGCATTTATGCCGGTCGGAACATTGGCGACAGTAAAAACAATGTCCCCGGAAGATTTAAAAGGAATGGGATCCAATATTATTCTCAGCAACACGTATCATCTTTGGCTTCGTCCGGGAAATGAGATCGTAAAGGAAGCTGGGGGACTGCACAAATTTATGAACTGGGATCGGGCGATCTTGACCGATTCCGGCGGGTTCCAAGTATTCTCGCTGAGCGAATTCCGAAAGATCGAGGAAGAAGGCGTGCACTTCCGGAACCATTTGAATGGCGATAAGCTCTTCCTGTCTCCGGAAAAAGCGATGCAAATTCAAAATGATCTCGGCTCCGATATTATGATGGCGTTCGATGAATGTCCTCCATATCCAGCTGAATATGATTATATGAAGAGATCAGTGGAAAGGACAAGCCGGTGGGCGGAGCGCTGCCTGAATGCGCATCAGCGTCCAAACGATCAAGGGCTGTTCGGCATTATTCAGGGTGGAGAATACGAAGAACTGCGCAAACAGAGTGCAAAAGATCTTGTATCACTTGATTTCCCCGGCTATGCTGTAGGAGGCTTATCTGTAGGAGAACCGAAAGATGTGATGAACCGGGTGCTGGAGTTCACTACACCATGGATGCCGGATAATAAACCCCGCTATTTAATGGGGGTAGGGTCTCCCGACTCACTGATTGACGGGGCGATAAGAGGAATTGATATGTTCGACTGCGTACTGCCGACCCGGATTGCCAGAAACGGTACATTAATGACAAGTACCGGACGATTAGTTGTGAAAAACGCAAAATATGCAAAAGACTTTGGACCGATTGATGAAAATTGTGACTGCTATACTTGCAAAAATTACTCCCGCGCCTATATTCGACATTTAATTAAGTGCGAAGAGACTTTTGGTATCAGACTTACGTCTTATCATAATCTTCATTTTCTGTTAAAATTAATGGAGCAAGTTAGACAAGCGATTCGTGAAGACCGTCTTGGCGATTTCAGAGACGAATTCTTTGAACAATATGGTTTCAACAAGCCGAACGCTCGCAACTTCTAA
- the yajC gene encoding preprotein translocase subunit YajC produces the protein MTTILSLVLMFAIFYFLLIRPQQKQQKTFRQMQSSLQKGDKVVTIGGLHATIESIDEEKAVLKAGDGSRLTFERRAIREVKEKSVLAKTEEA, from the coding sequence ATGACAACGATTTTATCGTTAGTGCTAATGTTTGCGATTTTTTATTTCCTGCTGATCCGTCCGCAGCAAAAACAGCAAAAAACCTTCCGCCAAATGCAAAGCAGTTTGCAAAAAGGTGACAAAGTTGTGACAATTGGAGGGCTTCACGCCACGATTGAATCGATCGATGAAGAGAAGGCCGTTCTAAAAGCCGGAGATGGTTCCCGTTTAACGTTTGAACGCCGGGCAATCCGCGAAGTAAAAGAGAAATCCGTATTGGCAAAAACAGAGGAAGCATAA
- a CDS encoding DUF2905 domain-containing protein produces MNEWPKMLIMIGTVLLAAGLLMQFIGRLPGDLVFKKGNTTFFFPIVTSIVISILLTVLFSVFGRFK; encoded by the coding sequence ATGAATGAATGGCCTAAAATGCTGATAATGATAGGTACAGTTCTCTTGGCTGCCGGATTATTGATGCAGTTCATCGGCAGGCTGCCTGGAGATCTTGTATTTAAAAAGGGGAATACAACCTTCTTTTTTCCAATCGTTACATCGATTGTGATCAGTATTTTGCTGACTGTTCTCTTTTCAGTATTTGGACGATTTAAATGA
- a CDS encoding TIGR04086 family membrane protein has product METKKWGKAILSGLIAIFSAAVAISLIFSLLLKFTGMTERSIQWMLLALSFITLFIGGFIAGGKGKEKGWLLGGMTALCYTLIILLFQFLGFGSALKPMQFLYHAGFLAIAMLGGMIGVNMSSDR; this is encoded by the coding sequence ATGGAAACAAAAAAATGGGGAAAAGCAATACTGAGCGGTCTTATTGCCATTTTTTCAGCAGCTGTAGCCATTAGCCTGATTTTTTCACTGCTTCTTAAATTCACAGGGATGACGGAACGATCCATTCAATGGATGCTCCTGGCCTTGTCCTTTATTACCTTGTTCATTGGGGGATTCATAGCGGGAGGAAAAGGAAAAGAAAAGGGATGGCTGCTCGGAGGAATGACGGCTCTCTGTTATACACTCATTATTTTATTGTTTCAGTTCCTTGGATTTGGATCTGCCCTCAAGCCGATGCAATTTCTTTATCACGCCGGATTCTTAGCCATAGCCATGCTCGGCGGGATGATTGGAGTGAATATGTCTTCTGATCGGTAA
- a CDS encoding DUF421 domain-containing protein — translation MEVYLIIIARTVLLYFLIIIIFRLMGKREIGELSILDLVVFIMIAELAVMAIESPEDPLMHSIVSMLLLLAIQFGLAMLSLKSERVRTLIDGKPTIIISNGKIDEKAMKSQRYNFDDLMTQLREKDVRSLADVEFAILETSGKLNVFQKKQQEPMETLELPLIVDGTIQPQHLQKIGKSELWLRQELRKLGYQDIQNISYCSYTNGVFYVDLSNLQN, via the coding sequence ATGGAGGTTTATTTGATCATCATAGCCCGGACGGTGTTATTGTACTTTCTGATTATTATTATTTTCCGTTTGATGGGGAAAAGGGAAATCGGAGAATTAAGTATTTTGGATTTAGTTGTATTTATTATGATTGCAGAGCTTGCAGTCATGGCCATCGAGTCTCCAGAGGACCCGCTGATGCATTCCATTGTTTCGATGCTTTTGCTTTTGGCCATTCAGTTCGGTCTGGCGATGCTGTCTTTAAAAAGCGAAAGGGTGAGGACCCTGATTGATGGAAAGCCAACCATCATAATCAGCAACGGAAAGATTGATGAAAAAGCGATGAAATCCCAGCGCTACAATTTTGATGATCTGATGACGCAGCTGAGAGAGAAAGATGTGCGAAGTCTGGCTGATGTGGAGTTTGCGATTTTAGAGACTTCAGGCAAATTGAATGTTTTTCAAAAAAAACAGCAAGAGCCGATGGAAACGCTTGAACTGCCCCTGATTGTAGATGGCACCATCCAGCCCCAGCACCTGCAGAAAATCGGGAAATCGGAGCTCTGGCTTAGACAGGAGCTCCGAAAACTTGGCTATCAGGATATACAGAACATTTCTTACTGCAGCTATACAAATGGCGTATTTTATGTGGATTTATCGAATCTGCAGAATTAG
- the queA gene encoding tRNA preQ1(34) S-adenosylmethionine ribosyltransferase-isomerase QueA, translating into MKVELFDFELPEELIAQVPLEKRDASRLMKLDKKSGEIVHGHFPDITQYLQPGDCLVLNDTRVLPARLFGMKEDTGAKIEVLLLKQTEGDTWETLIKPAKRVKAGTVITFGDGKLTATCVEEQEHGGRTLHFSYDGIFYEVLESLGEMPLPPYIKEQLDDRERYQTVFSKEAGSAAAPTAGLHFTEEILNELQEKGVSIAYITLHVGLGTFRPVSAETVEEHEMHAEFYQMTEGTARLLNETRANGGRIISVGTTSTRTLETIASSDGKFREESGWTSIFIYPGYEFKGIDGMLTNFHLPKSSLIMLVSSLAGREHVMNAYESAVKERYRFFSFGDAMLIL; encoded by the coding sequence ATGAAAGTAGAATTATTTGATTTTGAATTGCCGGAGGAACTGATTGCCCAGGTTCCGCTTGAAAAAAGAGATGCTTCACGCTTAATGAAGCTGGATAAAAAAAGCGGAGAGATCGTGCATGGTCATTTTCCTGATATCACCCAGTATCTTCAGCCGGGTGACTGTCTTGTCTTGAATGACACACGCGTGCTGCCGGCAAGATTATTCGGGATGAAGGAGGATACGGGGGCCAAAATCGAGGTTCTTCTCCTGAAACAAACCGAAGGAGACACATGGGAAACACTGATTAAACCGGCTAAAAGAGTAAAAGCAGGGACTGTGATCACGTTTGGAGACGGGAAATTAACAGCAACCTGTGTAGAAGAACAGGAGCATGGCGGCAGAACGCTTCACTTTTCCTATGATGGTATTTTTTATGAAGTCCTGGAGTCGCTTGGGGAAATGCCTTTGCCTCCTTATATAAAAGAACAGCTCGATGACAGGGAACGATATCAGACTGTGTTCTCCAAAGAAGCCGGCTCTGCGGCTGCACCTACTGCCGGACTCCATTTTACGGAGGAAATTCTAAATGAGCTTCAGGAAAAAGGAGTGTCAATCGCGTATATTACCCTCCATGTCGGGCTTGGAACGTTCCGCCCAGTCAGTGCAGAAACGGTGGAAGAACACGAGATGCATGCAGAGTTTTACCAGATGACGGAAGGCACCGCACGCCTGCTGAATGAAACGAGAGCAAATGGCGGCCGGATTATTTCCGTCGGGACAACTTCAACGCGGACACTTGAAACGATTGCTTCGTCAGACGGGAAGTTCCGTGAAGAGAGCGGATGGACAAGTATTTTCATCTACCCAGGCTACGAATTTAAAGGAATCGACGGGATGCTTACAAACTTCCATCTTCCCAAGTCATCTCTTATTATGCTGGTTAGTTCTTTAGCCGGCCGGGAACATGTCATGAACGCCTATGAATCAGCTGTAAAAGAACGATACCGTTTCTTCAGCTTCGGCGATGCGATGCTTATTTTATAA
- a CDS encoding post-transcriptional regulator yields the protein MEKHPAELYRHHVRPFMKSKLEEFIVLGYDHVSEQELWTYLLKKKWKKKEELMIYKMVSDIMSVRAGEFMNFAAVESHKMPNWFGSEEGSKMLEELL from the coding sequence ATGGAGAAGCATCCTGCGGAACTGTACAGGCATCATGTCAGGCCTTTTATGAAAAGCAAGCTGGAAGAGTTTATCGTATTAGGCTATGATCACGTCTCAGAGCAGGAATTGTGGACATACTTATTGAAAAAGAAATGGAAAAAGAAGGAAGAATTAATGATTTATAAAATGGTGAGTGACATCATGTCTGTTCGGGCAGGGGAATTCATGAATTTTGCAGCGGTCGAATCTCATAAAATGCCAAACTGGTTTGGGAGCGAAGAAGGCAGCAAAATGCTTGAAGAACTGCTTTAG
- the spoVB gene encoding stage V sporulation protein B, with product MSKQTFLKGTIILIAAGLITRVLGFINRIVLARFVGQEGVGLYMMAVPTLVLIITITQFGLPVAISKLVAEADAQGDQKRIKKILVVSLAVTGGLSIVFTPVILLAAPFLSQHLFTDPRTYYPLIAVAPVVPIVAVSSVLRGYFQGKQNMKPAAYSQVLEQIIRISLIAVFTTALLPYGIEYAAAGAMFSSVAGELVSLIYLFFMFKLKKKLKVRKDFFQSVKAGKDTLNDLLAIAIPTTGSRLIGSVSWFFEPIVVAQSLAIAGIGTALATRQYGELAGYALPLLMLPSFVTFSLSTSLVPAISEAMAQKKKKLVEHRLRQALRLSLVTGGLSAVVLYVFAEPLMKGMYGNADAAIFVKLMAPFFIFYYIQGPLQAVLQALNLARAAMINSLIGALAKTALIFALSTRPEMGIKGAALAIVIGMMAVTLLHLATVIKVVALTIYIKEYVYSFLAMAITGIAGYYSYYHWLHKLGNLPGLVTGVCLCTGIYLILLIQLKLVLKEELKRVPLFGPALAKLIPNPRS from the coding sequence ATGTCCAAGCAAACATTTTTGAAAGGAACGATTATATTAATCGCTGCAGGACTCATTACCCGAGTTCTCGGATTCATCAACCGGATTGTATTAGCAAGATTCGTCGGCCAGGAAGGGGTCGGCCTATACATGATGGCCGTTCCGACGCTCGTTTTAATCATTACGATCACCCAGTTTGGTCTTCCTGTCGCGATATCCAAACTTGTTGCAGAGGCAGATGCACAGGGCGATCAGAAGAGAATTAAAAAAATACTTGTTGTTTCCCTGGCTGTGACGGGCGGGCTGAGCATTGTTTTCACACCGGTCATTCTGCTTGCGGCGCCATTTCTGTCCCAGCATCTTTTTACCGATCCGCGCACCTATTATCCGCTCATTGCCGTTGCACCCGTTGTTCCGATTGTGGCCGTATCCTCAGTATTAAGAGGATACTTTCAGGGGAAGCAAAACATGAAGCCGGCAGCTTATTCGCAAGTGCTTGAACAAATCATCCGGATTTCGCTCATTGCCGTGTTCACCACTGCCCTTCTTCCTTACGGCATCGAATATGCTGCCGCAGGTGCCATGTTTTCTTCCGTTGCAGGCGAACTTGTTTCGCTCATTTATTTGTTTTTCATGTTTAAGCTGAAAAAGAAACTAAAAGTTCGAAAAGACTTTTTTCAATCCGTTAAAGCCGGCAAGGACACACTGAATGACTTATTGGCAATCGCCATTCCGACAACCGGAAGCCGGCTGATTGGATCTGTTTCATGGTTCTTTGAACCAATCGTAGTCGCCCAGAGTTTAGCGATTGCCGGAATCGGAACCGCATTGGCTACGAGGCAATATGGAGAGCTGGCGGGCTATGCCCTGCCGCTGCTCATGCTCCCATCCTTCGTGACCTTTTCTCTTTCGACCTCTCTCGTGCCAGCCATTAGTGAAGCAATGGCTCAGAAAAAAAAGAAGCTTGTTGAACACAGGCTCAGGCAGGCATTAAGGCTTTCGCTAGTAACAGGCGGCCTTTCAGCCGTTGTGCTTTATGTATTCGCTGAACCCCTAATGAAGGGGATGTACGGAAACGCAGATGCAGCCATTTTTGTTAAATTGATGGCCCCGTTCTTTATTTTTTACTACATTCAAGGGCCTCTGCAGGCTGTGCTGCAAGCGTTGAATCTTGCCCGCGCTGCGATGATTAACAGTCTGATTGGCGCTCTCGCCAAAACCGCTCTTATTTTTGCCTTGTCCACCAGACCCGAGATGGGAATAAAAGGAGCCGCACTTGCCATTGTCATTGGCATGATGGCTGTGACACTGCTTCATCTGGCAACTGTCATAAAGGTTGTGGCCCTGACCATTTATATTAAAGAATACGTATACAGTTTTCTGGCCATGGCTATAACCGGGATAGCAGGATACTACTCTTATTATCACTGGCTGCACAAGCTTGGAAATCTTCCGGGTCTAGTAACCGGCGTCTGCCTGTGTACCGGAATCTATTTAATTCTGCTGATTCAGCTTAAGCTCGTTCTGAAAGAAGAATTGAAGCGAGTGCCGCTTTTCGGCCCCGCCCTTGCAAAACTGATTCCCAATCCGCGCAGCTAA